The Acipenser ruthenus chromosome 30, fAciRut3.2 maternal haplotype, whole genome shotgun sequence genome includes the window CGGCTAATATGCACCAGACTGAGGTATTGGAAATTTGATTTCTGCATGAGTGCGGTCCGATATCTGGAGCATTCACTCAATCTGCTGTAATAGATTATTGATCGCTTTATGAATTAAGAACACTGCAACTGTGTCCCCTTGTACCCTTCTCACAGGTTTGGGAAGAAAAATGAATGCTGTAAGAACGCAACAAGACTAGTTGACTTTTACTGTACTGAACTCTCAGTAGGCACTTAAATCTAACTCTTTAGCGTCTGTATGGTACACAATTCCACAGTCCCCTGCACATAAACAGAAAGCATTCTTTCCCTGCTGAGCTTGGATATCCTCCCAGTGGCCTTGGCTCTGATGTGTTTGTCAGTTTCAAAGGGCCAGCAGGTTGATGCCATCCCTGCCTGCTGTCTAAACTATGAAAGCTCCTTGAAACGGGAGGAAAAACGTCAGAGCTAAGAACGAGGAGTCTGTTTGAAATTCCCAAGCTGTCTGAAGGACATAATGCATCCCTGCCTAGTTAGACACAGAAAGACTTGTTCTGTGATACTGGCCTCTCTATTTTTAGCACGGAACTGAGAGGTTGTTTGCTGTGGGCAACTGTCCTCTGAGGGCTACAGCTTTCTAAGTTCAAAACACTGCCAGATGTACGTTGTCTACACACCCTAAAGCTCTTCTGATTTGCAATACCTCCCCCGACTTCAAAGGGAAGCGCCAGTCCAAGCCAGTCCAATTTTCCATCTTCTTTCGCTTAGCCACTTAGGCATGCCGCATGCCTCTTGCTTGTTAGAAAGGTATGCCTACAGTATAGGAGCCAACTGCCTGAGTGCTGCTTTGATGTGAGTGACTGTATTGGGATATGAGAACTGGACCAGAGATGCATTCTGCAATTTGTAATGGGTTGCTTATCCACCCCTCCCTCTCATCAAGTTGATATAGAAACACCCACCCAGATCTACTTCAGACTCATTGCTATACTGCATGGGCCCCAGGATGTGGCAGTCAAGGTGAGATTTTTAGGCTACTGCATTGGTCAACTTGGTAATTAcctatattgtaaaaaaaatagtagTGGTAGTTGCAATATGCTATGTCTATTGTCCATTTCGAATACACTTCTGAAACGTGCCTCATAAAAAGCTTGTCAGGTTATTCAATTCACAGTGATTCTTTGAATCCCTGTATTCTTTTACAACAGCTAAAAGGGATTGTAACTGACGTAACAATCGCCTAAATCATTGTTGTGCAATTCTGCTGTATAGTtctcaaatgtgcaggtttgaaagtaacacatgttacagtaaaccgatattttgtttattttaaaacaggatatctgaTGCTACACTCGATTTAGAGACATCTCTGTTTGCATGCCATCCTTTTAGATAgtattgcacttccttggtcgTTTTCacttggagggtgaaattgtccccaccccttcaacggcttctttcctgttattaaccaatcagctgcttcccctattgattgACATCCTTTTTAACCAGCAACATGTTTTGACCTAGAAGATGTTGCTGAGACAAAATGACCTAGATGTGTCTGAATAATTTTAGATCCTCGGTTAAAAGTTCTTGAACAAAGACACAGAAGGGAATATGGAAAGTGAAAGTGTGtgtggagggagagagggggggttgACTGATAAACCAGCCTTCATCGAATCCCTAGAGTAAGTTAGTGAAAAGCGCTGGACTCGCCAGCTTGGAATGATATAGTGTGGCGCACTGCAAGACTGCATCAATGATATTGATCACAAGGCTCTTGCGTTAATGTAGAGGTTGATATAGCCAGCGCTGGGGAACGGGAACTCATTTTACCTTGCTGCTGTAACACACTGATATAAGgatctgtcatatatatatatatatatatatatatgactgcaTTGTTATGTCTGCAcacaggggggaggggggggggggggggcgacgacAAATCCTGCTGTGATGTTACACAAATGAATTGCTCAAAGCACTGCAGCTGGAAAACATCTATATAGTTCAGGGCTATGGAGGGGGCTGCTCTGCAATGAAGGTTAGATGAAAGTGCTACTAAATCAGGTCACAATCTCACATGAAAAAGCCATATATGTTTACTTGATATACCAATAGACCATGTTGATGTTCTGTCTTTCCTATGATGGATTCTGAGGAATACTCTAACAGTTTGACACTTCTTACTGTGTCGTCCTGCCAGGACCATTATCACACCCTCCGAAATATCCTGATGAACTTGATTGCTTTTACCTGTAGACAAGGGCATCGTCCGTGGAGCTGTTGTACTGAATCTGGTACATCCTTATCCCTGGGACCTGGCGCTGTGAGGGCCATTTGATGAGTGCTGAGTTGGTGGTAAGTTCCACCAGCACTACCTTCTGTCCCTGCTGACCCTTCGTGTCATTGCTGGAGGGGGAGGTGGACTTGGCGGAGGTGAGAATATCCGAAGGCCCTGGTTCTGTCTCCCGAACCCGGCTAGTACTGTTGGCTAGATGAGGAAGGGGGTTCACAACTAGCTCCACAGGGGCTGTCGATTCCCCAGCAGCATTGGAAGCGATGCAGGTGAAAACTCCAGTGTCCTTCACGGTGGCGATATTAATGTCCAAACTCCCGTTATCATAGGAAACCGTCCTGGAGGTATTGGAAATGAGTTTACCTTCAGGGGACACCCAGTGGATGGAGGGATCGGGGTCTCCGTTGGCTTTGCACTTCAGGCTAATAGCCTGCCCTTCCATGACAAAGGTTTTGGTGGATTTTCTTGTGATCACTGGAGGGTCACAAATGAACTCCTCTTCAGGGATGGTCCAGAAGTATTTAGCAATCAGATCAGGAGGGGAGGCGCACGTCTCCAAATCGTCCTCCCTGGTTAGTCGTCGGAGCCAGAGGAGCTCACAGTTACAGTGCAGCGGGTTCCCACCAAAACTGAGAACCAAAGATGTTAAAGGAGAGCCTTTGGATTTGGCATAGACAGGGATCCTCAGGAAGAGAGGATCTGGTgggattttttttagtttgttggaGGTCATATCCAACCGGGCGAGCTTGTGCAAGTTGGCAAAGATCCCCTCGGGCACATAGTCTATCAAATTGTGATCCATGTTTAGGGTATTGACATTGTTAAGCCTCCCGATGGTCTCCCAAGGGATGTGGACCAAATTGTTGTAGGAAAGGTCCAGGTCTTCTAAAGTACCTAGGAAATCATCAAAGGCGTTGGGCGAGATGTCAAGCAGCTGGTTATTGCTGAGGATCAAGTGCCTCAAATTGGTCAGACCTCGGAAGTGGTCATCTCCAACAACGGTTATCCGGTTGCTGTCCAAGTGGAGAGCCCGAAGCCCTTTTAGGTCAGAGAAGGTATAAGGTGTAATCAGGCTAATGGTATTCCTGGAGAGTGTCAAGTGCAGGAGGCTGGTCATGTTGGCAAAGTCATTCCTCCGGATCACCGTTATGAAGTTGTCGGTCAATCTCAGCTCCACCGTCCGTCTGTCGATGACCGTAGGCACGAAGAGAAGCCCAGTCCGGGCACAGAGGATGGCGAGGGAGGGGGAAAGGTTCTGGCACATGCACCGCTTGGGGCACACCTGCGCCCTCACTGATATGCTGAGCATCAGCAGGTACAGGATCAGTCTCTCCATGGTACAGCCAGTCTGTGAAACTGAAAGTTGAGAAAGACAAAATATTAGAAACATTGTGGTTTATGTAAATGATTGTCTATAACAGTCAAGGGGG containing:
- the LOC117394900 gene encoding leucine-rich repeat and fibronectin type III domain-containing protein 1-like protein isoform X2, which gives rise to MERLILYLLMLSISVRAQVCPKRCMCQNLSPSLAILCARTGLLFVPTVIDRRTVELRLTDNFITVIRRNDFANMTSLLHLTLSRNTISLITPYTFSDLKGLRALHLDSNRITVVGDDHFRGLTNLRHLILSNNQLLDISPNAFDDFLGTLEDLDLSYNNLVHIPWETIGRLNNVNTLNMDHNLIDYVPEGIFANLHKLARLDMTSNKLKKIPPDPLFLRIPVYAKSKGSPLTSLVLSFGGNPLHCNCELLWLRRLTREDDLETCASPPDLIAKYFWTIPEEEFICDPPVITRKSTKTFVMEGQAISLKCKANGDPDPSIHWVSPEGKLISNTSRTVSYDNGSLDINIATVKDTGVFTCIASNAAGESTAPVELVVNPLPHLANSTSRVRETEPGPSDILTSAKSTSPSSNDTKGQQGQKVVLVELTTNSALIKWPSQRQVPGIRMYQIQYNSSTDDALVYRMIPSTSKDFLVKDLVSGREYELCVLAVYEDGITTLTATRVVGCLQFTTEQEYSHCQSMHTQFLGGTMIIIIGGIIVASVLVFIIILMIRYKVYNNPGEPKKSGVSNVCSQTNGAQAGQVTRSISKGTESQEEQVQTPSGSVGGGVGGCASGSMVWDSNTVALVVECEKVTQISEMTAEDIIVPEQRRKSRTSAELVRQTSLSSKELRGTSEGSGDPQMPQVGEEKKSPIDWSDFKI
- the LOC117394900 gene encoding leucine-rich repeat and fibronectin type III domain-containing protein 1-like protein isoform X1 is translated as MGATVNQVSQTGCTMERLILYLLMLSISVRAQVCPKRCMCQNLSPSLAILCARTGLLFVPTVIDRRTVELRLTDNFITVIRRNDFANMTSLLHLTLSRNTISLITPYTFSDLKGLRALHLDSNRITVVGDDHFRGLTNLRHLILSNNQLLDISPNAFDDFLGTLEDLDLSYNNLVHIPWETIGRLNNVNTLNMDHNLIDYVPEGIFANLHKLARLDMTSNKLKKIPPDPLFLRIPVYAKSKGSPLTSLVLSFGGNPLHCNCELLWLRRLTREDDLETCASPPDLIAKYFWTIPEEEFICDPPVITRKSTKTFVMEGQAISLKCKANGDPDPSIHWVSPEGKLISNTSRTVSYDNGSLDINIATVKDTGVFTCIASNAAGESTAPVELVVNPLPHLANSTSRVRETEPGPSDILTSAKSTSPSSNDTKGQQGQKVVLVELTTNSALIKWPSQRQVPGIRMYQIQYNSSTDDALVYRMIPSTSKDFLVKDLVSGREYELCVLAVYEDGITTLTATRVVGCLQFTTEQEYSHCQSMHTQFLGGTMIIIIGGIIVASVLVFIIILMIRYKVYNNPGEPKKSGVSNVCSQTNGAQAGQVTRSISKGTESQEEQVQTPSGSVGGGVGGCASGSMVWDSNTVALVVECEKVTQISEMTAEDIIVPEQRRKSRTSAELVRQTSLSSKELRGTSEGSGDPQMPQVGEEKKSPIDWSDFKI